A genomic stretch from Flavobacterium sp. KS-LB2 includes:
- a CDS encoding DUF6377 domain-containing protein yields MTVLLAFLSPVFLFAQNNSEELLQELDQTVADYQLYSDKKEIQVNKLKELLLSTSSDIQKYDVYGKLYAEYKSYQSDSALIYARKSFQIAEKLNDIEKLNHARLNLASIMGTLGMYKEATDILNRINITTSPELKGYYFTVNSVVYGYMSDYAASLQEKKKYIVLTKKYRDSSLNYYKPQSSAYIMAKSSTLLDAGKHKETLALLMNYFPNIAHNSDDRAVIAYIISQAYRQKKDFNQEKKWLTISAISDLQLAKKEYISLRSLAFLMYENGDIDRAYKYIKRSLEDALFCNARLRTYEISKMLPIINEAYQKQNETNRFQLVLFLISASILSMFLLAVLFLLFKQMKKLSKAKQDLSLANSKLSELNTELNTFNEKLNVTNYTLTEANLLKEIYIGRYMDQCSDYIGKLDEYRRKLNVMATTGKMNDLISAVKSKQFVENELATFLTNFDKTFLQLFPNFIPEFSALLIDEEAIQLKEGELLNTELRIFALIRLGIKDSAKISTFLRYSVSTIYNYRSQLKNKAAGPREDFEANVMRIGTNLK; encoded by the coding sequence TTGACAGTACTTCTTGCATTTTTGTCTCCCGTTTTTCTTTTTGCCCAAAATAATTCTGAGGAATTATTGCAGGAATTGGATCAAACGGTTGCTGATTACCAATTGTATTCAGATAAAAAAGAGATTCAAGTCAACAAACTCAAAGAACTGCTGCTTTCTACTTCGTCTGATATTCAAAAATACGATGTTTACGGAAAGTTGTATGCGGAATATAAATCGTATCAATCGGATTCAGCATTGATTTATGCTCGAAAGAGTTTTCAAATAGCCGAAAAACTAAATGACATTGAAAAGCTAAATCATGCCCGATTAAATCTAGCTTCCATCATGGGAACATTAGGAATGTACAAGGAAGCAACCGATATTCTTAATCGAATCAACATCACTACTTCACCCGAATTAAAAGGTTATTATTTCACCGTAAATAGCGTCGTTTATGGCTATATGTCTGATTATGCTGCTTCACTTCAGGAAAAAAAGAAGTATATTGTTTTAACAAAAAAGTACCGTGATTCTTCTCTAAATTATTACAAACCACAATCCAGCGCCTATATTATGGCGAAATCCAGTACGCTTCTTGATGCCGGAAAACACAAGGAAACACTGGCTTTATTGATGAACTATTTCCCGAATATTGCTCACAACAGTGATGATCGAGCGGTTATTGCCTACATTATTTCACAGGCGTATCGCCAAAAAAAAGACTTTAATCAGGAGAAAAAATGGTTGACTATTTCGGCTATATCCGATTTGCAGTTGGCCAAGAAAGAATATATTTCGTTGCGTTCGTTGGCTTTTCTAATGTATGAAAACGGGGATATTGATCGCGCTTACAAATACATAAAACGCTCGCTTGAAGACGCTCTTTTTTGTAATGCACGCCTACGAACCTACGAAATCTCAAAGATGTTGCCTATTATCAACGAGGCGTATCAAAAACAAAATGAAACCAATCGATTTCAGTTGGTACTGTTTTTAATAAGTGCGAGTATCTTATCCATGTTCTTGTTGGCGGTGCTTTTTTTACTTTTCAAGCAAATGAAAAAATTATCCAAAGCAAAGCAGGATTTAAGTTTGGCCAACAGCAAGCTTTCGGAGTTGAATACGGAACTAAATACTTTCAATGAAAAATTGAATGTAACCAATTATACGCTGACCGAAGCCAATCTTCTGAAAGAAATATACATTGGCCGCTACATGGATCAGTGTTCAGACTACATCGGAAAATTAGACGAATACCGCCGAAAATTGAATGTGATGGCAACAACAGGAAAAATGAATGACCTGATTAGTGCCGTAAAGTCAAAACAATTTGTCGAAAATGAACTCGCAACATTTCTCACGAATTTCGACAAGACGTTCCTGCAACTCTTTCCTAATTTCATACCGGAATTCAGTGCTTTGTTAATTGACGAAGAAGCCATACAATTGAAAGAAGGCGAACTGCTGAATACGGAACTACGAATCTTTGCACTGATTCGTTTGGGCATCAAAGACAGCGCAAAAATTTCGACATTTCTTCGGTATTCGGTATCCACAATTTACAATTACCGTTCACAACTCAAAAACAAAGCAGCAGGTCCAAGAGAAGATTTTGAAGCTAACGTAATGCGGATTGGAACCAATCTAAAATAG
- the hflX gene encoding GTPase HflX yields the protein MLEKEVINFEKTAIVGIVTQNQSEEKLNEYLDELEFLTFTAGGQVVKRFSQKMERPNPKTFVGTGKIDEIHLFVKENDISTLVFDDELSPSQQKNISKIITECKILDRTHLILDIFAQRAETSYARTQVELAQCIYMLPRLSGLWTHLERQKGGIGMRGPGETEIETDRRIVRDRIALLKDKIKAIDKQMGTQRGNRGSMVRVALVGYTNVGKSTLMNAVGKSDVFVENKLFATLDTTVRKVVIKNLPFLLSDTVGFIRKLPTQLVDSFKSTLDEVREADLLLHVVDISHPEFEDHIASVNQTLSDIKANDKPVIMVFNKIDAYKPLTIDEDDLMTEKTPRHFTLEEWKATWMSRVGEQNALFISATNKENFEEFRERVYEAVRQIHITRFPYNKFLYPDYKDAVEKEDKDENE from the coding sequence ATGTTAGAAAAAGAAGTAATAAATTTCGAAAAAACGGCTATCGTTGGTATTGTGACTCAAAACCAAAGTGAAGAGAAACTAAACGAATATCTTGACGAATTGGAGTTTTTGACTTTTACCGCAGGAGGCCAAGTGGTGAAACGTTTTTCGCAAAAAATGGAACGCCCTAATCCTAAAACTTTTGTTGGAACGGGAAAAATTGATGAGATTCATCTTTTTGTAAAAGAAAATGATATATCGACTTTGGTATTTGATGATGAATTATCGCCTTCACAGCAAAAAAATATATCTAAAATCATAACAGAATGTAAAATTCTGGACAGAACGCACCTTATCCTGGATATTTTTGCGCAACGTGCCGAAACTTCGTACGCCAGAACGCAGGTAGAATTAGCGCAATGTATCTATATGTTGCCTCGATTATCGGGACTGTGGACACACTTGGAGCGTCAAAAAGGGGGAATTGGAATGCGTGGACCTGGAGAGACAGAGATTGAAACCGACAGACGTATTGTACGTGACCGAATCGCTTTATTGAAAGATAAAATCAAAGCAATCGACAAACAAATGGGAACGCAAAGAGGCAATCGCGGTTCCATGGTACGAGTGGCTTTGGTTGGGTATACTAATGTGGGGAAATCGACTTTGATGAATGCTGTTGGGAAAAGTGACGTTTTTGTAGAGAACAAACTTTTTGCAACATTGGATACGACTGTTCGAAAAGTAGTTATTAAAAACCTGCCTTTCTTGCTTTCGGATACCGTAGGTTTTATCAGGAAATTGCCAACGCAACTGGTTGATTCTTTCAAAAGTACGCTGGATGAGGTTCGCGAAGCGGATTTGTTATTGCACGTAGTTGATATTTCGCATCCGGAGTTCGAAGATCATATTGCATCCGTTAACCAAACATTATCAGATATCAAAGCCAATGACAAACCGGTAATTATGGTTTTCAATAAAATTGATGCTTACAAACCGCTGACTATTGATGAAGATGATTTAATGACCGAAAAAACACCAAGACATTTCACTCTGGAAGAATGGAAAGCAACTTGGATGAGTCGAGTAGGAGAGCAAAATGCGTTGTTCATTTCGGCTACCAACAAAGAAAATTTCGAGGAATTCAGAGAACGCGTTTACGAAGCCGTAAGACAAATTCACATCACCCGTTTTCCGTACAATAAGTTTTTATATCCGGATTATAAAGACGCAGTGGAAAAAGAAGACAAAGACGAAAACGAATAA
- a CDS encoding REP-associated tyrosine transposase encodes MSENYKVIDSTVPTFITITVVDWVDLLVRPNYCSILDESLNYCIKEKGLSVHAYVYMTSHIHLIVTAFDGELQGVIRDFKKFTSKKLIEALKEYPESRREWLLRKFSFEAQKSGRAKNYKVWQDGFHPVILDTLEKIEQRLNYIHYNPVEAEIVFHERDYVNSSYRNYEEDNTVFCNVNVEPLW; translated from the coding sequence ATGTCTGAGAATTATAAAGTTATCGATAGTACAGTGCCAACTTTTATTACAATAACAGTTGTAGATTGGGTTGATTTATTAGTAAGACCTAATTATTGTAGTATTTTAGACGAATCCTTAAATTATTGTATCAAGGAAAAAGGATTGAGTGTGCATGCTTATGTATATATGACTAGTCATATTCATTTAATTGTAACAGCATTTGATGGTGAATTACAAGGTGTTATTCGGGATTTTAAAAAATTCACCTCAAAAAAACTGATAGAAGCGTTAAAAGAATATCCTGAGAGCAGGCGAGAATGGCTGTTACGGAAATTTAGTTTTGAAGCTCAAAAATCAGGAAGAGCTAAAAATTATAAAGTGTGGCAAGATGGTTTTCATCCGGTTATATTGGATACTTTGGAAAAAATAGAACAGCGTCTAAACTATATTCATTATAATCCTGTTGAAGCCGAAATTGTTTTTCATGAAAGAGATTATGTAAACAGTAGTTATAGAAATTATGAAGAAGACAATACTGTTTTTTGTAATGTAAATGTCGAACCTTTATGGTAA
- a CDS encoding DUF3078 domain-containing protein encodes MKKIAFSFLFLFTILAVTAQETATDTIKYWTKKGNISLLFNQSAYNKQWLGGGTSNVAGNFGLNYDFNYKKGDVVWDNKLILAYGLTKIKGDEKIAKTDDRLELNSLYGKKANGQWYYSMFFNFKTQMDTGLDKNMLKISHFFSPAYFQLGPGMLWKKSDNLSVNFSPATAKLIVVHPHFTELGPSFGVLQGDATRFEFGASISGYYKFNIMTNVSVENRLNLYSNYLDNPQNVDIDYQMNVIMKINKYLSANVAVQAIYDDNSIQAVQVREVFGLGVNYGF; translated from the coding sequence ATGAAAAAAATAGCTTTTTCTTTCCTATTCCTTTTCACCATACTTGCTGTTACAGCACAAGAAACAGCAACAGACACGATAAAGTATTGGACCAAAAAAGGAAACATATCACTGCTTTTCAATCAATCTGCTTACAATAAGCAATGGTTGGGTGGTGGAACATCGAATGTGGCGGGGAATTTTGGACTGAATTATGACTTCAATTATAAAAAAGGAGATGTCGTTTGGGATAACAAACTGATTCTAGCGTATGGTTTAACCAAAATAAAAGGAGATGAAAAAATAGCTAAAACTGATGACCGCCTGGAATTAAATTCGCTTTATGGAAAGAAAGCCAACGGACAATGGTACTATTCTATGTTTTTCAATTTCAAAACACAGATGGATACTGGTTTAGATAAAAATATGTTGAAAATTTCGCATTTTTTCTCTCCAGCTTATTTCCAATTGGGACCAGGAATGCTTTGGAAAAAAAGTGATAATTTAAGTGTCAATTTTTCTCCGGCAACGGCTAAACTTATTGTTGTTCATCCTCATTTTACAGAACTTGGTCCTTCTTTTGGAGTATTGCAAGGCGATGCAACCCGATTTGAATTTGGAGCCAGCATTTCAGGATATTACAAATTTAATATCATGACGAATGTATCTGTAGAAAACCGATTGAATTTATATTCCAATTATTTAGATAATCCTCAAAACGTTGATATTGATTACCAAATGAATGTCATCATGAAAATCAACAAATACTTGTCGGCTAACGTAGCCGTTCAGGCCATTTATGATGACAATTCGATTCAAGCCGTTCAGGTTAGAGAAGTATTTGGATTGGGCGTTAATTACGGGTTTTAA
- a CDS encoding DUF2480 family protein, which yields MEEIINKVANSVLEVFDLEDYYPSGIRAQIDISQWLLEGFLLKEKDFREELKNHDWSHYQDQYVAIHCSTDAIVPAWASILVAIQLAPFAKKIINGTIADLDASLYEELLPKIDYSVYEHKPVIIKGCSRKPVPMRAYVLAAHYLQPFARSIMYGEACSAVPLYKAPKKE from the coding sequence ATGGAAGAAATAATAAATAAAGTTGCGAATAGTGTTCTGGAAGTTTTCGATCTCGAAGATTATTATCCAAGCGGAATTCGGGCGCAAATCGATATTTCGCAATGGCTTTTAGAAGGATTTTTATTGAAAGAAAAAGACTTTAGAGAGGAATTGAAAAATCACGACTGGTCCCATTACCAAGACCAATATGTAGCGATTCATTGCAGTACCGATGCTATTGTTCCGGCCTGGGCATCCATTTTGGTTGCGATTCAACTAGCACCGTTTGCAAAAAAAATCATCAATGGAACCATAGCCGATTTAGACGCTTCACTCTATGAAGAATTGTTACCAAAAATAGACTATTCCGTATATGAACATAAACCTGTTATTATAAAAGGATGTTCCAGAAAACCGGTTCCAATGCGGGCTTATGTATTAGCAGCGCATTACTTGCAACCTTTTGCACGAAGTATAATGTATGGCGAAGCATGTTCTGCCGTTCCGTTGTATAAAGCGCCAAAAAAAGAATAA
- a CDS encoding SUF system Fe-S cluster assembly protein, with protein sequence MTQEIDTTELGESIVKILKTIYDPEIPVDIYELGLIYDVMVNTDYEVKILMTLTSPNCPVAESLPREVEEKVKSITNVKDAEVEITFDPPWSKDLMSEEAKLELGML encoded by the coding sequence ATGACACAAGAAATAGACACCACTGAATTAGGAGAATCAATCGTAAAAATATTAAAGACCATCTACGATCCGGAGATTCCTGTAGACATCTACGAATTAGGATTGATTTATGACGTAATGGTTAATACCGATTATGAAGTAAAAATCTTGATGACGCTTACTTCCCCAAACTGCCCAGTTGCAGAAAGTTTACCAAGAGAAGTAGAAGAAAAAGTAAAATCAATTACCAATGTAAAAGATGCTGAAGTAGAAATCACTTTTGACCCACCGTGGAGCAAAGATTTAATGAGTGAAGAAGCAAAATTAGAATTGGGAATGCTTTAA
- a CDS encoding SufE family protein → MKIKEIQEEIVDEFSMFDDWMERYEYIIELGKKLPLIKEEFKTENNLIKGCQSKVWLQGEQTDDKIVFTADSDAILTKGIIAILIRTFSNQKASDILEADMGFIDEIGLKEHLSPTRANGLVSMIKNIKMYALAFNAQN, encoded by the coding sequence ATGAAAATTAAAGAAATACAAGAAGAAATAGTCGACGAATTCTCCATGTTTGACGATTGGATGGAGCGTTATGAATACATCATCGAATTAGGCAAAAAACTACCACTAATTAAAGAAGAATTCAAAACCGAAAACAATTTGATTAAAGGCTGCCAGTCAAAAGTGTGGCTACAAGGAGAACAAACGGATGATAAAATTGTTTTCACTGCCGATAGTGATGCCATTTTGACCAAAGGAATTATTGCGATATTGATTCGGACTTTTTCCAATCAAAAAGCGTCTGATATTCTGGAAGCTGATATGGGTTTTATTGATGAAATAGGCTTGAAAGAACATTTATCGCCCACACGCGCCAATGGATTGGTATCTATGATAAAAAATATAAAAATGTATGCTTTGGCGTTCAATGCGCAGAATTAA
- a CDS encoding aminotransferase class V-fold PLP-dependent enzyme has product MLDINKIRADFPILSQKVNGKPLVYFDNGATSQKPQVVIDAISKYYQEINANIHRGVHTLSQLATDAYEISRGKLQNHINAKFAHEVLFTSGTTHGINLVANGFASILKPGDEVLVSALEHHSNIVPWQMLCEKTRATLRVIPMNEDGELIMSEYDKLLSDKTKIVTVNHISNALGTVNPIKYMIDKAHEIGAAILIDGAQAVPHLKPDVQALDCDFYVFSGHKICGPTGTGILYGKEDWLNKLPPYQGGGEMIKEVSFEKTTYAELPHKFEAGTPNIAGGIALGTAVDYMNEVGFDNIQQQEKELLEYGTQRLLEIEGLKIFGTSKEKTSVISFNIEGIHPYDIGTIIDKLGIAVRTGHHCAQPIMTFFCIPGTIRASFAFYNTKEEIDIMVAAIKKAQLMLS; this is encoded by the coding sequence ATGTTAGACATAAATAAAATTAGAGCCGACTTCCCTATTCTTTCCCAAAAAGTAAACGGAAAACCATTGGTTTATTTCGATAATGGAGCTACTTCGCAAAAACCACAAGTGGTAATTGATGCGATTTCAAAATATTATCAGGAAATCAACGCTAATATTCATCGTGGCGTTCACACGTTAAGTCAACTAGCGACGGATGCTTACGAAATTTCACGCGGTAAACTTCAAAATCATATCAATGCGAAATTCGCTCATGAAGTGCTTTTCACTTCGGGAACAACACACGGAATCAATTTAGTTGCCAATGGATTTGCTTCGATTTTAAAACCCGGTGATGAAGTTTTGGTTTCGGCATTGGAACACCACAGCAATATTGTGCCTTGGCAAATGTTGTGTGAGAAAACGAGAGCGACTTTGCGTGTGATTCCAATGAATGAGGATGGAGAATTGATTATGTCTGAATATGACAAATTACTTTCGGATAAAACAAAAATCGTAACCGTAAATCATATTTCGAATGCTCTTGGAACGGTCAATCCAATTAAATATATGATTGACAAAGCGCATGAAATTGGAGCAGCAATTTTGATTGATGGAGCGCAAGCAGTTCCACATTTAAAACCCGATGTCCAAGCTTTGGATTGTGATTTCTATGTTTTTTCAGGACATAAAATTTGTGGTCCCACAGGAACTGGAATTTTATACGGAAAAGAAGATTGGCTGAATAAATTACCACCGTATCAAGGTGGTGGCGAAATGATCAAAGAAGTAAGTTTTGAGAAAACAACCTATGCAGAATTGCCACATAAATTTGAAGCAGGAACACCAAACATTGCTGGCGGAATTGCACTAGGAACCGCCGTTGATTATATGAACGAAGTAGGTTTTGACAACATTCAACAGCAAGAAAAAGAATTACTGGAGTATGGAACGCAACGTTTATTAGAAATTGAAGGTTTGAAAATTTTTGGTACGTCAAAAGAAAAAACTTCCGTAATTTCGTTTAACATTGAAGGAATTCATCCGTATGATATTGGCACCATAATTGACAAATTAGGAATAGCGGTACGAACAGGCCATCATTGTGCGCAACCTATCATGACTTTCTTTTGTATTCCTGGAACGATACGAGCGTCATTTGCTTTTTATAATACCAAAGAAGAAATTGACATCATGGTTGCTGCTATCAAAAAAGCGCAACTTATGTTATCTTAA